A stretch of the Candidatus Dormiibacterota bacterium genome encodes the following:
- a CDS encoding quinate 5-dehydrogenase — translation MKRIVSVSLGSSTRDHRAIVSLLGEDFDISRIGMDGKLDAAIAKVRELDGTVDAIGLGGIDVYLYAGSKRYALRDGLRLLEAAKITPVVDGSGLKNTLERKAVGFMQSALGIDLRGKHVLMVSALDRFGMAQALVDAGADVMFGDFIFALDKDMPVRGLHEFELLAEKYLPDACKLPFQFFYPTGKKQDKPPEPKYPQYYAEAEIIAGDFHFMRQFMPDRLDGKIVLTNTVTQANIDELRDRGVKLLITTTPDFDGRSFGTNVIEAALLALLGKKWADITPGDYERVLDELHLEPRVITLN, via the coding sequence ATGAAACGCATCGTCTCGGTCTCTTTGGGCTCCTCGACTCGCGACCATCGCGCGATCGTGTCGTTGCTCGGCGAAGATTTCGACATCTCGCGCATCGGAATGGACGGTAAACTCGATGCGGCGATCGCCAAAGTGCGCGAACTCGACGGTACGGTCGATGCGATCGGCCTGGGCGGCATCGACGTGTACCTCTACGCGGGATCGAAGCGCTATGCGCTGCGCGACGGCCTGCGTTTGCTCGAAGCCGCGAAGATTACGCCGGTGGTCGACGGCAGCGGCTTGAAGAACACGCTCGAGCGAAAGGCCGTTGGGTTCATGCAGAGCGCGCTCGGGATCGATTTGCGCGGCAAGCACGTGCTGATGGTGAGCGCGCTCGATCGCTTCGGCATGGCGCAAGCGCTGGTGGATGCCGGAGCCGACGTGATGTTCGGCGACTTCATTTTCGCACTCGATAAAGACATGCCGGTGCGCGGGCTGCACGAGTTCGAGCTCTTGGCCGAAAAATATCTGCCCGACGCATGCAAGTTGCCGTTTCAGTTTTTCTATCCGACCGGCAAAAAGCAAGACAAGCCGCCCGAGCCGAAATACCCGCAGTATTACGCGGAAGCGGAAATCATCGCGGGCGATTTCCACTTCATGCGCCAGTTCATGCCGGATCGCTTGGATGGCAAGATCGTCCTGACGAACACCGTCACGCAAGCGAACATCGACGAATTGCGCGACCGCGGCGTCAAGCTGCTGATCACGACGACGCCGGATTTCGACGGCCGCTCGTTCGGCACCAACGTCATCGAAGCGGCGCTGCTGGCGTTACTCGGAAAAAAATGGGCCGACATCACGCCGGGCGATTACGAGCGCGTTCTCGACGAGTTGCATCTCGAACCGCGCGTCATCACGCTGAACTAA
- a CDS encoding APC family permease gives MPSRRLPKVLKFFDISVLASASMGPAYSLASTMGPMVAAAGGAAPLALIALGAIMLCMAVAFAQLSRVAPNAGSSYSWIRMAFGHRVGAYGAWLLLLSNFFATMATAVPAGIYTLELVAPARAQDPLWAACVGGVWIVASSVLLYVGIRPTAMVTLVALAVELVVLAASAVAAEFLPHAPVASVAHAAALPVLPLSVAGFIGAMTLGIWMSDGWEISASASEEVDDDASASGRGGMAGLVVTIVLLVLCMVAYLHLGTPAGFAAHQADSLAYVSDLLGGGAWRFAIVITVMLSTLSTLWTTILYLSRSVYAMGRDGVLPRVLGRLDGRSEPLWALAAVAALVTVCELVTGLSPSAADQLDVVVNASSVFLGLLFVFSAAAAARQFWPSRAVALPLLGAIALLAVLGATIGSENRQLQWYAWAGVILGIPFAFWRGRATL, from the coding sequence ATGCCATCGCGGCGCCTGCCCAAGGTGCTGAAATTTTTCGATATCTCGGTGCTCGCAAGCGCATCGATGGGGCCGGCCTATTCGCTCGCCTCGACGATGGGGCCGATGGTGGCGGCGGCCGGCGGCGCGGCTCCGCTCGCGTTGATCGCGTTGGGTGCGATCATGCTGTGCATGGCGGTCGCGTTCGCGCAGCTCTCGCGCGTCGCACCCAACGCGGGGTCTTCGTATTCGTGGATCCGCATGGCGTTCGGCCACCGCGTCGGCGCCTACGGCGCGTGGCTGCTGTTGCTTTCGAATTTCTTTGCGACGATGGCGACCGCGGTCCCGGCCGGAATCTATACCCTGGAGCTGGTCGCGCCGGCCCGCGCGCAGGACCCGCTCTGGGCGGCGTGCGTGGGCGGGGTGTGGATCGTTGCGAGCTCGGTGCTGCTGTACGTCGGCATCCGGCCGACGGCGATGGTCACGTTGGTTGCGCTGGCGGTCGAGCTCGTGGTCCTGGCGGCCAGCGCGGTGGCCGCGGAGTTCTTGCCCCACGCGCCAGTCGCAAGCGTGGCGCACGCCGCGGCCCTTCCGGTGCTGCCGCTCTCCGTCGCCGGGTTCATCGGGGCGATGACGCTGGGCATCTGGATGAGCGACGGTTGGGAGATCTCCGCCTCGGCGAGCGAGGAAGTGGACGACGACGCTTCGGCGTCGGGGCGGGGCGGCATGGCCGGCCTGGTGGTCACCATCGTTCTGCTCGTGCTTTGCATGGTCGCCTATCTGCATCTCGGGACGCCGGCGGGGTTCGCCGCCCACCAAGCGGACTCGCTCGCCTACGTGAGCGATTTGCTCGGCGGCGGCGCGTGGCGGTTCGCCATCGTCATCACGGTGATGCTCTCGACGCTCTCGACGCTATGGACCACGATTCTGTACCTCTCTCGCTCGGTCTATGCGATGGGCCGGGACGGCGTGCTCCCGCGCGTCCTAGGCCGCTTAGACGGGCGCAGCGAGCCCCTCTGGGCGCTTGCCGCCGTCGCCGCGCTGGTGACGGTCTGCGAACTGGTGACCGGCCTTTCGCCCAGCGCCGCCGACCAGCTCGATGTGGTAGTCAACGCCTCCTCGGTATTCCTGGGGTTGCTATTCGTGTTCAGCGCGGCGGCGGCCGCGCGGCAGTTCTGGCCGAGCCGCGCCGTGGCGCTCCCCCTGCTCGGGGCGATCGCGCTGCTGGCCGTGCTCGGAGCCACGATCGGATCGGAGAACCGGCAGCTTCAGTGGTACGCATGGGCGGGCGTGATTCTGGGAATACCCTTTGCGTTCTGGCGCGGCAGGGCCACGCTCTGA
- the lysS gene encoding lysine--tRNA ligase, producing the protein MDEELGKTEASLVAARRDHLAALRSRGSDPFLATRYEVEATAQELLARYAFLEVGQKADAEGWNLAGRIMSKRTMGKTIFADLHDRTGRIQLYVRKDELGEEPFATWEALDRGDIVGVRGYMFRSKKGDLTLHVTAFAVLGKALMPLPDKWHGLQDVEKRYRQRYVDLIVNPDVRDTFILRSRIVSETRRFIDERGFYEVETPTLLHVAGGASARPFLTSVNALSDEEMQLRIATELNLKRLIVGGMERVYEIGRIFRNEGIDTTHNPEFTMLELYAAYWDVHDMLAFNEALIAHLVSVVTGGNTELKNGDRTLSFARPFARVSYLDGIAQYSDGRFTRERLLDPDGAAQILAELGMPKSPTHGHALDKIFERVLEPNLVQPTFVTDYPVVISPLAKRKADDPQLVDRYELFCNRMEVSNAFTELNDPDDQRARFEAQVAERAKGDDEIPEPDWDFVRALEYGMPPTAGIGIGIDRLVMLLTDNASIRDVLLFPLQRQHG; encoded by the coding sequence ATGGACGAAGAACTAGGCAAAACCGAAGCCTCACTCGTGGCGGCCAGACGCGATCATCTGGCCGCCTTGCGTTCGCGCGGAAGCGACCCGTTTCTGGCAACGCGTTACGAGGTGGAAGCGACCGCGCAAGAGTTGCTCGCGCGTTACGCGTTTCTCGAAGTCGGGCAGAAAGCCGATGCCGAGGGCTGGAATCTGGCCGGGCGCATCATGTCCAAACGCACGATGGGCAAGACGATCTTTGCCGATCTCCACGATCGCACCGGACGCATCCAACTCTACGTGCGCAAGGACGAACTCGGCGAGGAGCCGTTCGCGACGTGGGAAGCGCTGGACCGCGGCGATATCGTCGGCGTGCGCGGCTACATGTTTCGTTCGAAGAAGGGCGACCTCACGCTGCACGTTACGGCGTTTGCGGTGCTGGGCAAAGCCTTGATGCCGCTTCCGGATAAGTGGCACGGCCTCCAGGACGTCGAGAAGCGCTACCGTCAGCGTTACGTCGATCTCATCGTAAATCCCGACGTGCGGGATACGTTCATCTTGCGCAGCCGAATCGTTTCGGAGACCCGCCGTTTCATCGACGAACGCGGTTTTTACGAAGTCGAGACGCCGACGCTGTTGCACGTCGCCGGCGGAGCCTCCGCGCGCCCGTTTCTCACCAGCGTCAACGCACTCTCCGACGAAGAAATGCAGTTGCGCATCGCGACCGAGCTCAATCTCAAACGCCTGATCGTTGGCGGTATGGAACGCGTGTACGAAATCGGGCGCATCTTCCGCAACGAAGGCATCGATACGACACACAATCCCGAATTCACGATGCTGGAGCTGTACGCCGCCTATTGGGACGTTCACGATATGCTCGCGTTCAACGAAGCGTTGATCGCGCATTTGGTCTCGGTGGTGACCGGCGGCAACACGGAATTGAAGAACGGCGATCGCACCCTCTCGTTCGCACGCCCGTTCGCACGCGTTTCCTATCTCGACGGCATCGCGCAGTATAGCGACGGGCGCTTCACGCGCGAACGCCTGCTCGATCCGGACGGTGCCGCGCAGATCTTGGCCGAACTCGGGATGCCGAAATCCCCGACGCACGGCCACGCGCTGGACAAAATTTTCGAACGAGTGCTCGAGCCCAATCTCGTCCAGCCGACCTTCGTCACGGATTACCCGGTCGTGATCTCGCCGCTCGCCAAACGCAAAGCCGACGACCCGCAATTGGTAGATCGATACGAACTGTTCTGCAATCGGATGGAAGTCTCCAACGCGTTTACGGAATTGAACGACCCGGACGATCAGCGCGCGCGCTTCGAGGCCCAGGTTGCGGAACGCGCCAAAGGCGACGACGAAATCCCCGAACCAGATTGGGATTTCGTGCGCGCGCTCGAGTACGGCATGCCGCCGACGGCCGGCATCGGCATCGGCATCGATCGTCTGGTCATGTTGCTCACCGACAATGCGTCGATCCGGGACGTGCTGCTGTTTCCGTTGCAGCGCCAACACGGGTAG
- the greA gene encoding transcription elongation factor GreA, with protein MNEKEIVLTPEGLTKLQNELDELKAVHRKEVNDRIRQAKEYGDLSENAEYEDAKQEQAFIEGRILKLEGMIRNARLIDESEYAADEVHLGASVRVKDLKNNESYDFTIVGSAEADPSSQRISNESPLGRALMAHKKGETVDVTTPRGVVKYKIESIGSTAAPKKAAKKAS; from the coding sequence TTGAACGAAAAAGAAATCGTCCTGACGCCCGAGGGGCTGACGAAACTGCAAAACGAGCTCGACGAACTCAAGGCCGTACACCGCAAAGAAGTTAACGATCGGATTCGCCAAGCCAAAGAGTACGGCGATCTGAGCGAAAACGCCGAATACGAAGACGCCAAGCAAGAACAGGCATTCATCGAGGGGAGAATCCTCAAACTCGAGGGGATGATTCGCAACGCGCGACTCATCGACGAATCGGAGTACGCCGCCGACGAAGTGCATCTCGGCGCGTCGGTAAGGGTGAAGGACCTCAAGAACAACGAGAGCTACGATTTCACGATCGTCGGATCGGCCGAGGCCGACCCTTCGAGCCAGCGCATCTCGAACGAATCCCCGCTCGGGCGCGCGCTGATGGCGCACAAAAAGGGCGAGACGGTCGACGTCACCACTCCTCGCGGCGTCGTGAAATATAAGATCGAATCGATCGGCAGCACCGCCGCTCCCAAGAAGGCTGCGAAAAAAGCCTCGTAG